Proteins encoded together in one Lathyrus oleraceus cultivar Zhongwan6 chromosome 5, CAAS_Psat_ZW6_1.0, whole genome shotgun sequence window:
- the LOC127084283 gene encoding PH, RCC1 and FYVE domains-containing protein 1: MTMEEEQVSLAGTLPFDRAVEQAIVSIKKGSYLLKCGSRGKPKLCPFRLSPDERNLIWCSGQQEKHLRLSGVTRIVQGQGNNIRSQKQSETEKECHSFSLIYANGEHSLDLICKDKAQAATWFVGLKAVISRFQQPKAFSSLRSCKGVQSCVSSPAGILRRKKNLGLLDDTSQFTQVHSVCASPSLSLSERCFSDGLSYASDNFYSSASSLSSIHGIADNSVPSSPYINPDIHSHIKTSRFEKEYKKDLSSYRSIMPLTSPHVGNNSSVLKDVMIWGGGIGCLVGIVNERFVQNSNYSLVPKLLESTAMLDVQNVALGGNHAAIVSKQGEVFCWGQGKWGRLGQRIDMDTSSPKIVDSLNDIRVKNVACGEYHTCALTDSGEVYAWGNDVSCSGLVDEGRIRSQWLTHKLFLPVEGISISSVACGEWHTAMVSSCGRLFTYGDGTFGVLGHGNYQSASSPKEVQSLKGLCVRSVACGTWHTSAIIEVIADRFKYNTSTGKLFTWGDGDEGRLGHSDNGNKLVPTCVSQLVDYDFVQVSCGRTLTLALTSMGKVFAMGSSKFGQLGNPHVKDRAVMVEGMLKQEYVKKISCGSYHVAVLTSSGSVYTWGKGENGQLGLGDTENRYTPSFVEALRDRQVETITCGPSFTVAICLHKPISISDQSSCSGCRLPFGFTRKKHNCYNCGLLFCGACSSKKVMNASLAPVKSKAFRVCDSCFDRKQGSSSSTHSIMDSSKSRNYNHQHLQKHKNKSYDLTEDRGETNVTNGPLLSLGQSCYRKNMPSGRKVWKNQQESQQDIEDSYSKLGSLPQCGQVPCSAQFQSNCTDNSVVHDSSTKNRIATVSPLNVESTDAANSDKLLIEVQRLRAEARRLEKQCELQSHEIQECQHKIEESWSVAKEEAAKCKAAKEVIKALALRLHTLSGKDNHGLEQKAGLQEFLPNLAPIHTDTNTPRNTNMDSLSNSPIVFSSALRSKFGRSMLLKNDKLMDNNTNLTTPESQQDAADGLKAEWVEQYENGVYITLITSPTGEKGLKRVRFSRKRFAQKEAERWWEENQATVYHKYGIEGYQK; encoded by the exons ATGACAATGGAAGAAGAACAAGTATCCTTAGCAGGAACACTCCCATTTGATAGAGCTGTTGAACAG GCAATTGTATCTATAAAGAAAGGTTCATATTTACTCAAATGTGGTAGTAGAGGAAAGCCAAAGCTTTGCCCTTTCAGACTTTCTCCG GATGAGAGAAATTTGATCTGGTGCTCCGGGCAACAGGAGAAGCATTTGCGGTTGAGCGGCGTTACCAGAATTGTTCAAGGACAAGGAAATAAT ATAAGGTCTCAGAAACAAAGCGAAACCGAAAAGGAATGCCATTCATTTTCACTGATCTATGCTAATGGCGAACACTCTCTTGATCTG ATATGCAAGGATAAAGCACAAGCTGCTACTTGGTTTGTTGGATTGAAAGCAGTGATTTCAAGGTTCCAGCAACCTAAAGCTTTTAGTAGTTTAAGAAGCTGCAAAGGAGTGCAGAGTTGTGTTAGTAGTCCGGCCGGAATTTTACGGCGAAAGAAAAATCTCGGTCTTCTAGACGACACCTCTCAATTTACTCAG GTACATAGTGTATGTGCAAGTCCAAGTTTGTCACTTTCAGAAAGGTGTTTTTCTGATGGACTGTCATATGCATCTGATAACTTCTATTCATCGGCATCATCGCTTTCGAGCATTCACGGTATTGCAGATAACTCAGTCCCGAGTTCGCCATATATTAATCCAGATATTCATAGCCATATTAAAACATCTCGTTTTGAAAAGGAGTACAAAAAGGATTTGTCATCATATAGATCTATCATGCCTCTTACCTCTCCACATGTAGGAAATAACAGTAGTGTGTTGAAGGATGTAATGATATGGGGTGGAGGAATTGGTTGCCTTGTAGGGATTGTGAATGAAAGGTTTGTCCAAAATAGTAATTATTCTTTAGTGCCGAAGTTACTCGAATCCACGGCAATGTTAGATGTACAAAATGTAGCTTTAGGAGGAAACCATGCTGCCATAGTTTCAAAACAAGGTGAAGTATTCTGTTGGGGTCAAGGGAAGTGGGGAAGGTTGGGGCAGAGAATTGATATGGACACTAGTTCCCCGAAAATAGTTGATTCTCTTAATGATATTCGTGTAAAAAACGTTGCATGCGGCGAGTATCATACATGTGCTTTGACGGATTCTGGTGAAGTATATGCGTGGGGGAACGATGTTTCTTGTTCGGGTTTGGTTGATGAAGGAAGGATTAGAAGTCAGTGGTTAACGCATAAACTTTTTTTACCTGTAGAGGGTATTAGTATTTCGAGTGTTGCTTGTGGCGAATGGCATACCGCTATGGTTTCTAGCTGCGGTCGGTTGTTTACATATGGAGACGGTACATTTGGAGTGCTTGGACATGGGAATTATCAGAGCGCTTCTAGTCCAAAAGAGGTTCAGTCTCTTAAGGGTCTATGTGTGAGGTCTGTTGCTTGTGGAACATGGCATACGTCTGCAATCATCGAAGTCATTGCCGACCGTTTTAAGTACAATACTTCTACGGGTAAGCTGTTTACATGGGGTGATGGAGATGAGGGGAGACTCGGTCATTCTGATAATGGAAACAAGCTCGTACCAACATGTGTTTCGCAGCTTGTCGACTACGATTTTGTTCAAGTATCTTGTGGAAGGACGTTGACGTTAGCACTTACAAGCATGGGGAAAGTTTTTGCAATGGGAAGTTCAAAGTTTGGACAATTGGGAAATCCACATGTTAAGGATAGAGCAGTTATGGTTGAAGGAATGCTTAAACAAGAGTATGTTAAAAAGATATCTTGTGGTTCATATCATGTTGCTGTTTTGACATCTTCAGGGAGTGTCTACACATGGGGCAAAGGTGAAAATGGACAACTCGGGCTTGGTGATACCGAAAATCGATACACGCCTTCTTTTGTTGAGGCATTAAGAGACAGGCAGGTAGAAACAATAACTTGTGGTCCAAGTTTCACAGTTGCAATATGTTTGCATAAACCTATTTCAATTAGTGACCAATCAAGTTGTAGTGGTTGTAGGTTACCATTTGGCTTCACAAGGAAGAAACACAACTGTTATAACTGTGGTCTTTTGTTCTGCGGCGCTTGTAGTAGTAAAAAAGTTATGAATGCGTCTCTAGCCCCGGTTAAAAGCAAGGCTTTTCGCGTCTGTGATTCATGCTTTGATCGAAAGCAAGGAAGTAGTAGTAGTACACATTCAATTATGGACTCATCAAAGTCTAGAAATTATAACCACCAGCATTTACAAAAGCATAAGAACAAGAGTTATGATCTCACTGAAGATAGAGGTGAAACAAATGTGACAAACGGTCCTTTATTATCGCTTGGTCAATCATGCTACCGGAAAAACATGCCTAGTGGAAGGAAGGTTTGGAAAAACCAACAAGAAAGCCAACAGGATATAGAAGATAGTTATTCTAAGTTAGGTAGTTTGCCACAATGTGGACAAGTTCCATGTTCAGCACAATTTCAAAGCAATTGTACGGATAATTCAGTTGTGCATGATTCTTCAACCAAAAATAGAATAGCTACTGTTTCACCACTCAATGTAGAATCCACAGATGCAGCAAATTCTGATAAGTTACTCATAGAAGTTCAGAGGCTGAGAGCTGAG GCCAGGAGACTTGAAAAGCAATGTGAACTCCAAAGCCACGAAATACAAGAGTGCCAACATAAAATCGAGGAGAGTTGGTCTGTGGCGAAAGAGGAAGCTGCTAAATGCAAAGCGGCAAAAGAGGTCATAAAAGCTTTGGCATTAAGG CTTCACACATTATCAGGAAAAGATAATCATGGACTAGAACAAAAAGCCGGGCTACAAgaatttcttccaaatttggcacCTATACATACAGATACGAATACTCCAAGAAATACCAACATGGATAGTCTATCGAATTCGCCTATAGTATTTTCCAGTGCATTAAGATCCAAATTTGGTAGAAGTATGCTCCTGAAAAATGACAAATTGATGGACAACAACACTAACCTCACTACACCAGAATCTCAACAAGACGCTGCAGATGGCTTGAAGGCTGAATGGGTAGAACAGTACGAGAATGGTGTTTACATCACATTGATAACCTCGCCGACCGGAGAAAAAGGACTTAAGCGCGTGAGATTTAG CCGGAAGCGATTTGCGCAGAAGGAAGCTGAAAGATGGTGGGAAGAGAATCAAGCAACAGTGTATCATAAGTATGGAATTGAAGGATATCAGAAGTAA